In one Nicotiana sylvestris chromosome 8, ASM39365v2, whole genome shotgun sequence genomic region, the following are encoded:
- the LOC138875507 gene encoding uncharacterized protein codes for MHDFIMAEDFELSDVICDGPYIPTKNVRDLPLTMPKTKKEYTDADRKVVEKNFRAKKILVYGIGLDEYNRISACQSAKDIWEALQTTYEGTTQVKKSKIDMLTTKYELFRMKDNESIQDMHTRFTIINELHSLGEVIPRNNLLKKILSILPSSWESKVNAITEAKDLQELTIYELVGNLKN; via the coding sequence atgcatgattttatcatggctgaagATTTTGAGTTGTCGGATGTTATATGTGATGGTCCTTATATTCCAACAAAGAATGTCAGAGATCTTCCATTGACGATGCCAAAGACCAAGAAAGAATACACTGATGCAGATAGGAAAGTTGTGGAGAAaaattttcgtgccaagaaaattttgGTGTATGGTATAGGACTTGATGAGTACAACAGGATCTCAGCTTGCCAATCCGCCAAGGAcatatgggaagctttgcaaacaACATATGAGGGAACCACTCAAGTAAAGAAATCTAAGATTGATATGCTTACCACTAAGTATGAGCTCTTTAGGATGAAAGACAATGAATCTATTCAAGacatgcacacaagattcactatcataaatgagttacactcacttggtgaagTCATTCCTAGGAACAACCTCTTGAAGAAAATTCTTAGTATCCTTCCTAGTTCATGGGAAAGTAAagtgaatgctattactgaagcaaaggacttgcaggagctgaccataTACGAGCTAGTTGGAAATCTGAAAAACTAA